One part of the Streptomyces nigra genome encodes these proteins:
- a CDS encoding GNAT family N-acetyltransferase, whose product MSLTFTLDPAVTAELRDGILDLWTDVSNAGGSVGFVPPVTTEAVRPELVKHLVAMAEGRTRLLVGHDEDGRIAAAAFLTHNTHRLMTHWLWLYTVMVHPRHQGKGYGRDLLAAAEDAARGLDGIEAIRLTCRGGLGLERFYGSCGYKEVGRVPGAIRVAPGDDRDDVIMLLPLG is encoded by the coding sequence GTGTCCCTTACTTTCACCCTGGATCCCGCCGTCACGGCCGAACTGCGCGACGGCATCCTCGACCTGTGGACCGACGTCTCCAACGCGGGCGGCTCCGTCGGGTTCGTGCCGCCGGTGACGACCGAGGCGGTGCGGCCGGAGCTGGTCAAGCACCTGGTCGCGATGGCGGAGGGCCGTACCCGGCTGCTCGTCGGGCACGACGAGGACGGCCGGATCGCCGCGGCCGCCTTCCTCACCCACAACACGCACCGGCTGATGACGCACTGGCTGTGGCTCTACACGGTGATGGTGCACCCCCGCCACCAGGGCAAGGGGTACGGCCGCGACCTGCTCGCCGCCGCCGAGGACGCCGCCCGCGGCCTCGACGGCATCGAGGCGATCCGGCTCACCTGCCGGGGCGGCCTCGGCCTGGAGCGGTTCTACGGCTCCTGCGGCTACAAGGAGGTCGGCCGCGTCCCCGGGGCGATCCGTGTCGCGCCCGGCGACGACCGCGACGACGTCATCATGCTGCTGCCGCTCGGCTGA
- a CDS encoding DUF4229 domain-containing protein → MLRYTLMRLGVFVGCFVVVWGLVYTGIVPRGFGASNGIWMILLALLLSAPISFVVLRKERDRASAGIVQRVDRMKSNLEASRSQEDDVDDAARAQG, encoded by the coding sequence ATGCTCCGCTACACGCTGATGCGCCTCGGGGTCTTCGTGGGCTGCTTCGTGGTCGTCTGGGGCCTCGTCTACACCGGCATCGTCCCGCGCGGCTTCGGCGCCTCCAACGGCATCTGGATGATCCTGCTCGCTCTGCTGCTCTCGGCGCCGATCAGCTTCGTCGTCCTGCGCAAGGAACGCGACCGCGCCTCCGCCGGGATCGTGCAGCGGGTCGACCGGATGAAGTCGAACCTGGAGGCCAGCCGCAGCCAGGAGGACGACGTCGACGACGCCGCCCGGGCACAGGGCTGA
- a CDS encoding sensor histidine kinase yields MTATDTGLPLPRTARWREAALVAAVGVLCLLGGTIQVDDTLTAPPAAAYLVALASCAVLPVRRRAPLAALAGTTAVGVLVQPLGLLLTPPIVAPALIAAYAWVLAAPTERRAAGAVSLAAAALLLASVPLTGDLSWKDAGRMGVVGASPLVAGVVGQAVRHRRAYLAAVEERAARAEESREAEARRRVAEERVRIARELHDLVAHQITLANAQAQVAAQFFDTRPDQSRTSLRDVVATTGQALDELRVTVGLLRQTGDTADPAEPAPGMAQLPELLQTFRRAGLEVAVREEGTVRPLLPGVDLTAYRIVQEALTNVTKHARTGRARIALIWHRDRVTITVADDGPGGGGAPERPPGYGLIGMRERATAVGGDLSAGRRPEGGFLVTARLPAPGIPGGAA; encoded by the coding sequence ATGACCGCCACGGACACCGGCCTCCCGTTACCGCGCACCGCGCGGTGGCGGGAGGCCGCGCTCGTGGCGGCGGTGGGCGTGCTGTGCCTGCTCGGCGGCACGATCCAGGTCGACGACACACTCACCGCGCCGCCCGCCGCCGCATACCTCGTCGCCCTGGCCTCCTGCGCGGTGCTGCCGGTGCGGCGCCGGGCGCCCCTCGCGGCGCTGGCGGGCACCACCGCCGTGGGGGTGCTGGTGCAGCCCCTGGGGCTGCTGCTCACCCCGCCCATCGTGGCCCCCGCCCTGATCGCCGCCTACGCCTGGGTGCTCGCCGCCCCCACCGAACGGCGTGCGGCCGGCGCCGTCTCCCTCGCCGCCGCCGCGCTGCTGCTCGCCTCCGTGCCCCTCACCGGGGACCTGTCGTGGAAGGACGCCGGCAGGATGGGGGTGGTCGGGGCGTCCCCGCTGGTGGCCGGGGTCGTCGGGCAGGCGGTGCGTCACCGGCGGGCGTATCTCGCGGCCGTGGAGGAGCGGGCGGCGCGCGCCGAGGAGAGCCGGGAGGCCGAGGCGCGCCGCCGGGTGGCGGAGGAACGGGTGCGGATCGCGCGGGAGTTGCACGACCTCGTCGCCCACCAGATCACCCTGGCCAACGCGCAGGCCCAGGTCGCCGCCCAGTTCTTCGACACCCGCCCGGACCAGTCGCGCACCAGCCTGCGGGACGTCGTCGCGACCACCGGCCAGGCCCTCGACGAACTGCGCGTGACGGTCGGCCTGCTGCGCCAGACCGGCGACACCGCCGACCCCGCCGAACCGGCCCCGGGCATGGCTCAACTCCCGGAACTCCTGCAGACCTTCCGCCGGGCCGGACTGGAGGTGGCCGTGCGCGAGGAGGGCACGGTCCGTCCGCTGCTGCCCGGCGTGGACCTCACCGCGTACCGCATCGTGCAGGAGGCGCTGACCAACGTGACCAAGCACGCCCGCACCGGCAGGGCCCGGATCGCCCTCATCTGGCACCGCGACCGCGTGACCATCACCGTCGCCGACGACGGACCGGGCGGGGGCGGGGCACCGGAACGGCCGCCCGGGTACGGCCTCATCGGGATGCGGGAGCGGGCCACGGCGGTCGGGGGCGATCTCTCGGCGGGGCGGCGTCCAGAGGGCGGCTTCCTCGTCACGGCCCGGCTTCCGGCTCCTGGGATTCCCGGCGGTGCGGCATGA
- a CDS encoding response regulator transcription factor has protein sequence MTYRVLLADDQALLRGAFRMLLESAGDITVAGEAGDGREAVRLARELRPDVVVMDIRMPEVDGLAATAEICADPALRDTRVLILTTYETDEHVAQALRAGAGGFIGKGIGAEELADAVRTIAAGDTLLSPAATRSLVARFLATPDDPPAHESERLALLTPREREMVALVATGLSNQEIAERMFLSPFTVRAHVQRAMTKLEARDRAQLVVVAYRTGLARVTPQSGRASAE, from the coding sequence ATGACATACCGGGTGCTGCTCGCCGACGATCAGGCGCTGTTGCGCGGTGCCTTCCGGATGCTGCTGGAGAGCGCCGGGGACATCACCGTGGCCGGTGAGGCCGGTGACGGGCGGGAGGCGGTACGGCTCGCCCGTGAACTGCGCCCCGACGTCGTCGTCATGGACATCCGGATGCCCGAGGTGGACGGCCTCGCCGCCACGGCGGAGATCTGCGCAGACCCGGCTCTGCGCGACACCCGCGTCCTGATCCTCACCACCTACGAGACCGACGAGCACGTCGCTCAGGCGCTGCGCGCGGGTGCCGGCGGGTTCATCGGCAAGGGCATAGGCGCGGAGGAACTCGCGGACGCCGTACGGACGATCGCCGCGGGGGACACCCTGCTGTCACCCGCGGCGACGCGCTCCCTGGTCGCCCGGTTCCTGGCCACCCCGGACGACCCGCCGGCGCACGAGTCGGAGCGGCTGGCCCTGCTCACCCCGCGCGAGCGCGAGATGGTCGCCCTGGTCGCGACCGGCCTGTCCAACCAGGAGATCGCCGAGCGGATGTTCCTCAGCCCCTTCACCGTGCGCGCCCATGTGCAGCGGGCCATGACCAAGCTGGAGGCGCGCGACCGGGCCCAGCTCGTCGTCGTCGCCTACCGGACGGGCCTGGCCCGGGTCACGCCCCAGTCGGGTAGGGCCAGTGCCGAGTAG
- a CDS encoding FAD-dependent monooxygenase has protein sequence MTARPTVLISGAGVAGLALAHWLHRAGHAVTVVEKADGPRDGGYPVDLRGTAVEVARRTGVLPRLREARVDMRRATFLRADGGEVASVPARAVAGGTGADHVEVRRGDLTAALYAGVRDDVEFLFGDRADVLDDSGHGVDVTFRGGDRRTFGLVVGADGVHSATREAVFGTEEGFHHYLGHCFGIYTMPNTLGLSHELAMWNAPGRAAALYATGGAGEDLHAFLTFHRPTPPGAPVHREALAEVFADAGWEVPRMLDALRDADDLFADTAGQIRMPRWSRGRVALVGDAAYAPSFLTGQGTSLALAGAYTLARALSAHRDPARAFAAYERVTRPYVTANQALAEDGGASLFPTTAEALERRDARLRSLATLPPPPARPAYSALALPDWGVTRARPVR, from the coding sequence ATGACCGCGCGGCCCACCGTCCTGATCTCCGGAGCCGGCGTCGCCGGACTCGCCCTGGCCCACTGGCTGCACCGCGCCGGGCACGCGGTCACCGTCGTCGAGAAGGCGGACGGCCCCCGCGACGGCGGCTACCCGGTCGACCTGCGCGGTACGGCGGTGGAGGTCGCCCGCCGGACGGGCGTCCTGCCCCGGCTGCGGGAGGCCCGGGTCGACATGCGGCGCGCCACGTTCCTACGGGCCGACGGCGGCGAGGTCGCCTCGGTCCCCGCGCGTGCCGTGGCGGGCGGCACCGGCGCCGACCACGTCGAGGTACGGCGCGGGGACCTGACCGCCGCCCTGTACGCGGGGGTCCGCGACGACGTGGAGTTCCTGTTCGGCGACCGCGCCGACGTCCTCGACGACTCCGGACACGGGGTGGACGTCACGTTCCGCGGCGGAGACCGGCGTACGTTCGGCCTGGTGGTCGGCGCCGACGGCGTCCACTCGGCGACCCGGGAGGCCGTGTTCGGCACCGAGGAGGGGTTCCACCACTACCTGGGCCACTGCTTCGGCATCTACACCATGCCGAACACCCTCGGTCTCTCCCACGAGTTGGCGATGTGGAACGCCCCGGGCCGGGCGGCGGCGCTGTACGCGACCGGGGGCGCCGGGGAGGACCTGCACGCCTTCCTCACCTTCCACCGGCCCACGCCGCCCGGCGCCCCGGTCCACCGGGAGGCGCTCGCCGAGGTCTTCGCGGACGCCGGCTGGGAGGTCCCCCGGATGCTGGACGCCCTGCGTGACGCGGACGACCTGTTCGCGGACACGGCCGGGCAGATCCGGATGCCCCGCTGGTCCCGGGGGCGCGTCGCCCTGGTCGGGGACGCCGCGTACGCGCCCTCGTTCCTCACCGGGCAGGGCACGAGCCTGGCCCTCGCAGGCGCCTACACGCTGGCCCGCGCCCTGTCCGCACACCGGGACCCCGCCAGGGCCTTCGCCGCGTACGAGCGGGTCACCCGCCCGTACGTCACCGCCAACCAGGCGCTGGCCGAGGACGGTGGGGCGAGCCTCTTCCCCACGACGGCGGAGGCCCTGGAGCGGCGCGACGCGAGGCTGCGCAGCCTCGCCACCCTGCCCCCGCCCCCGGCCCGCCCCGCCTACTCGGCACTGGCCCTACCCGACTGGGGCGTGACCCGGGCCAGGCCCGTCCGGTAG
- a CDS encoding MFS transporter: protein MTTTVLDPPGPVRLGRLPIGALGVLALALGTLQSVVEPALPLLQRELGVTPSQGALVANTLLVTGAVLTPVAGKLGDRYGGKRVLLRLMALVSAGGLLAALAPGLPVLLLGQLLQGAMVGALPLSFILVRTRLPAHRSQAAVGVVVALFTGGGTVGTLVAGPIAEHLSWHWMFALPTIVVAAAAHVVARTVPDDPPAASDDRIDWPGVLLLTGTLLAFMVGLVTVADGSLPPLAAGAVAVGVAGLAAGWVAVERRSAAPMVDLRLLARPAMVQAVLLTLVVTTAFGMVAFLVPQLFAVPGDGYGFAAGTTAIGLFLLPGALAGAASDAVGGVAARWFGPRAVVVAGTVVTAATMTALAFRHSESWQLVLAKVLTAVAAGAATTALLSGTVTAVPARDTGIATSLLVVTRVIGVAVGAQLAAALLGAGADPVTGAPSESAFATGFAVAGLTAALSLIVVRLTRKGARS from the coding sequence ATGACCACGACCGTCCTCGACCCGCCCGGCCCGGTGCGCCTCGGCAGACTGCCGATCGGCGCGCTCGGCGTCCTCGCGCTCGCCCTCGGCACCCTGCAGTCCGTGGTGGAGCCCGCGCTGCCGCTGCTCCAGCGGGAGCTGGGCGTCACACCGTCCCAAGGGGCCCTGGTCGCCAACACGTTACTGGTGACCGGCGCCGTCCTCACGCCCGTCGCGGGCAAGCTCGGCGACCGCTACGGCGGCAAGCGGGTGCTTCTCCGGCTGATGGCGCTGGTGTCGGCCGGCGGGCTGCTGGCCGCGTTGGCGCCCGGCCTGCCGGTGCTCCTGCTCGGTCAGCTGCTGCAGGGCGCCATGGTGGGCGCGCTGCCCCTCTCCTTCATCCTGGTGCGCACCCGTCTCCCGGCGCACCGGTCGCAGGCGGCCGTCGGCGTCGTCGTCGCGCTCTTCACGGGCGGCGGCACGGTCGGCACACTGGTCGCCGGACCGATCGCCGAACACCTCTCCTGGCACTGGATGTTCGCGCTGCCGACGATCGTGGTCGCCGCGGCGGCCCACGTCGTCGCCCGGACCGTGCCGGACGATCCGCCGGCCGCGTCGGACGACCGGATCGACTGGCCCGGTGTGCTGCTCCTGACCGGCACCCTGCTCGCGTTCATGGTCGGCCTCGTGACCGTGGCCGACGGAAGTCTGCCGCCTCTCGCGGCCGGGGCCGTCGCGGTGGGCGTGGCCGGGCTCGCTGCCGGCTGGGTGGCAGTCGAACGCCGGTCGGCCGCGCCGATGGTCGATCTGCGGCTGCTGGCCCGGCCCGCGATGGTCCAGGCCGTCCTGCTCACCCTGGTCGTCACGACCGCGTTCGGCATGGTCGCGTTCCTGGTCCCGCAGTTGTTCGCGGTGCCCGGCGACGGCTACGGGTTCGCGGCGGGCACCACCGCCATCGGTCTGTTCCTGCTGCCCGGCGCGCTGGCCGGTGCGGCGAGCGACGCGGTCGGCGGGGTCGCGGCCCGGTGGTTCGGCCCGCGTGCCGTGGTCGTCGCGGGCACGGTCGTCACCGCCGCCACGATGACCGCCCTGGCCTTCCGGCACTCCGAGTCCTGGCAGCTCGTCCTGGCGAAGGTGCTGACCGCGGTCGCGGCGGGCGCCGCCACCACCGCGCTGCTGTCCGGCACCGTCACCGCCGTCCCGGCCCGGGACACCGGTATCGCGACGAGTCTGCTCGTGGTGACCCGGGTGATCGGGGTGGCCGTCGGCGCCCAGCTCGCCGCCGCGCTGCTGGGCGCCGGTGCCGACCCGGTGACCGGGGCGCCCTCCGAGTCGGCCTTCGCGACCGGGTTCGCGGTCGCCGGACTGACCGCCGCCCTGTCCCTGATCGTCGTCCGTCTCACCCGGAAGGGAGCCCGCTCATGA
- a CDS encoding SPFH domain-containing protein: protein MARGRAKASARRVAEAVASGTDPRRAAQEELRRQAGGRGAGQDGGGEYEAQGWNIDPADFPAAREQGGSTATVMRQKTVPLDEAGEALGRSEQEREGGEVVHSICPMVLPKGRSFLSMLPVLSLLVVGAVGASIVGAAGADVLTNPLFGVHYWIISLAAVAFVWWRQGMVMVPDGSQALITRFGKLEKVVGPGRVVLLSPWKRVSYIVNTTREYPFNAPVREAPTRGGVKASIDLFIQFRISDPTEFGYTLGAVRGFEEKLSNAVSETIRSLIYEQEAAGIYDMVGEDTGRLLEQLNQQFRPAVELTNANITHAEPSDQRYRMDLAAPEMVRMAKEAYTHEYALQLRKEQDEGDLSRELASSQETLSAIQADIAQYQAQMDTAVERETNRAEALARQRYVQAESEAKANAALLEAQALDIRAVTAAEAPEILEYRYQQQVLDTLEEVADHLPRLVRIGGTADGAGIDFLELARELVGERGTELFSDADMAAVRSRLGEVSARIAAREEEIGALLAADRPTVVEVPDVPGPAEAADDTELSEEAAQ, encoded by the coding sequence GTGGCACGAGGGCGCGCGAAGGCGAGCGCACGACGCGTGGCCGAGGCGGTCGCCTCGGGCACCGATCCACGCAGGGCCGCGCAGGAGGAACTGCGCCGCCAGGCGGGCGGCCGGGGAGCCGGGCAGGACGGCGGCGGCGAGTACGAGGCCCAGGGCTGGAACATCGACCCGGCCGACTTCCCGGCCGCCCGGGAGCAGGGCGGTTCGACCGCCACCGTCATGCGGCAGAAGACGGTGCCGCTGGACGAGGCCGGCGAGGCGCTCGGCCGCAGCGAGCAGGAGCGCGAGGGCGGCGAGGTGGTGCACTCCATCTGCCCGATGGTGCTGCCGAAGGGCCGTTCGTTCCTCTCCATGCTGCCGGTGCTGAGCCTGCTCGTCGTGGGGGCCGTGGGCGCCTCGATCGTGGGGGCCGCCGGGGCCGACGTGCTGACGAACCCCCTGTTCGGCGTGCACTACTGGATCATCTCGCTCGCCGCGGTCGCCTTCGTGTGGTGGCGGCAGGGCATGGTGATGGTGCCGGACGGCTCGCAGGCGCTGATCACCCGGTTCGGCAAGCTGGAGAAGGTCGTCGGACCGGGCCGGGTCGTGCTGCTGAGCCCCTGGAAGCGGGTGTCGTACATCGTCAACACCACCCGTGAGTACCCGTTCAACGCGCCGGTGCGCGAGGCCCCGACCCGGGGCGGGGTGAAGGCGTCGATCGACCTGTTCATCCAGTTCCGGATCAGCGACCCCACCGAGTTCGGGTACACCCTCGGCGCGGTGCGCGGCTTCGAGGAGAAGCTGAGCAACGCCGTCAGCGAGACGATCCGCAGCCTCATCTACGAGCAGGAGGCCGCCGGGATCTACGACATGGTCGGCGAGGACACCGGCCGGCTCCTGGAGCAGCTCAACCAGCAGTTCCGTCCGGCCGTCGAGCTGACCAACGCCAACATCACCCACGCCGAACCGTCCGACCAGCGCTACCGCATGGACCTCGCGGCACCCGAGATGGTCCGGATGGCCAAGGAGGCGTACACCCACGAGTACGCGCTCCAGCTGCGCAAGGAGCAGGACGAGGGCGACCTGAGCCGGGAGCTCGCCTCCAGCCAGGAGACGCTCTCCGCGATCCAGGCCGACATCGCCCAGTACCAGGCGCAGATGGACACGGCCGTGGAGCGCGAGACCAACCGCGCCGAGGCCCTGGCCCGCCAGCGCTACGTCCAGGCCGAGTCGGAGGCGAAGGCCAACGCGGCCCTCCTGGAGGCGCAGGCCCTCGACATCCGCGCGGTGACCGCGGCGGAGGCCCCGGAGATCCTGGAGTACCGCTACCAGCAGCAGGTCCTGGACACCCTGGAGGAGGTCGCCGACCATCTGCCCCGGCTGGTGCGCATCGGCGGCACCGCCGACGGCGCCGGCATCGACTTCCTGGAGCTGGCCCGCGAACTGGTCGGCGAACGCGGCACCGAGCTGTTCAGCGACGCCGACATGGCCGCCGTCCGTTCCCGGCTCGGCGAGGTGTCGGCGCGGATCGCCGCCCGCGAGGAGGAGATCGGCGCGCTGCTGGCCGCCGACCGGCCCACCGTGGTCGAGGTGCCCGACGTACCAGGACCGGCCGAAGCGGCCGACGACACCGAGCTCTCCGAGGAGGCCGCCCAGTGA
- a CDS encoding SPFH domain-containing protein has translation MSTVRTHRRSVISEAVAPWTDIARLLRGGEADTLIPVIIPRHRRRVWWMLPLWLGVYSLLMGVTLSLAGADAESAAGDLAYGTLAGLSYAGGVVLVLIGVLWWWRSSIVEIEQGTNGVLTRYGAVVRTLDAGRHYLWHPWSRVDFVVDTATEIPYSAPVMACPTQENVPLRSIEFFLKFRITDAVLFVRTIGAGNFDLVLSSAVQDAIRQRARKMRTERAYDLRGSDVADMQELLNRQLSGYGVRITGCNIPDVQLPTQYQQHLATRERVAKERTAYEQEWGLVRKRRIDQLGMDIERAKKVRDARIVEVRAALNRAREEVAQLLEEQETNAQRVRFEIETRGRSGLIAAENEARAQRALAKAYRDNRAVLQYELARRRLEVGAKLAGRAPQPVVVRTDGSGADSSALSTLLTAQLLPRLTALPAADAQPWADRVARLAEDRAGDE, from the coding sequence GTGAGCACCGTACGAACCCACCGCCGGTCGGTCATCTCCGAGGCCGTCGCGCCCTGGACCGACATCGCCCGGCTGCTGCGCGGCGGCGAGGCCGACACCCTGATCCCGGTCATCATCCCCCGGCACCGCCGCCGGGTGTGGTGGATGCTGCCGCTGTGGCTCGGCGTCTACTCCCTGCTCATGGGCGTGACGCTGTCCCTGGCCGGGGCCGACGCCGAGTCGGCCGCCGGGGACCTCGCCTACGGCACCCTGGCCGGTCTGTCCTACGCCGGCGGCGTCGTGCTGGTGCTGATCGGCGTCCTGTGGTGGTGGCGCTCCTCCATCGTCGAGATCGAGCAGGGCACCAACGGCGTCCTGACCCGCTACGGCGCCGTCGTACGCACCCTCGACGCCGGCCGGCACTACCTGTGGCACCCCTGGTCCCGGGTCGACTTCGTCGTCGACACCGCCACCGAGATCCCGTACTCGGCACCGGTGATGGCCTGCCCGACGCAGGAGAACGTGCCGCTGCGCTCCATCGAGTTCTTCCTGAAGTTCCGCATCACCGACGCCGTGCTGTTCGTCCGCACGATCGGCGCGGGCAACTTCGACCTGGTGCTCTCCAGCGCCGTGCAGGACGCCATCCGCCAGCGCGCCCGCAAGATGCGCACCGAGCGGGCGTACGACCTGCGCGGCTCGGACGTGGCCGACATGCAGGAGCTGCTCAACCGCCAGCTCTCCGGCTACGGCGTGCGCATCACCGGCTGCAACATCCCGGACGTGCAACTGCCGACGCAGTACCAGCAGCACCTGGCCACCCGGGAGCGGGTCGCCAAGGAGCGCACGGCCTACGAGCAGGAGTGGGGCCTGGTCCGCAAGCGCCGTATCGACCAGCTCGGCATGGACATCGAGCGGGCCAAGAAGGTGCGCGACGCCCGGATCGTCGAGGTCAGGGCCGCGCTGAACCGGGCCCGCGAGGAGGTCGCCCAGCTGCTGGAGGAGCAGGAGACCAACGCCCAGCGGGTGCGGTTCGAGATCGAGACGCGGGGCCGCAGCGGTCTCATCGCCGCCGAGAACGAGGCCCGCGCCCAGCGCGCCCTCGCCAAGGCGTACCGCGACAACCGGGCCGTGCTCCAGTACGAACTGGCGCGGCGCCGTCTGGAGGTGGGCGCGAAGCTCGCCGGGCGGGCCCCGCAGCCGGTGGTGGTGCGCACCGACGGTTCGGGTGCCGACAGCTCGGCGCTGTCGACGCTGCTCACCGCGCAGCTGCTGCCGCGGCTGACGGCGCTGCCGGCCGCCGACGCCCAGCCGTGGGCGGACCGGGTGGCGCGGCTCGCCGAGGACCGGGCCGGCGACGAGTAG